One window of Flavobacterium ammonificans genomic DNA carries:
- the ribD gene encoding bifunctional diaminohydroxyphosphoribosylaminopyrimidine deaminase/5-amino-6-(5-phosphoribosylamino)uracil reductase RibD, translated as MNNHEYFIARCIELAKNGFGTTYPNPMVGSVIVYDGQIIGEGWHRKAGEAHAEVNAIRSVKDPSVLDKATIYVSLEPCSHFGKTPPCCDLIIENKIPNVVIGTVDSNIKVAGNGIKRLKEAGANVIVGILEKECHELNQRFFTFHEKKRPYIILKWAQTQDGFIAPLEKKEQKPVWITNSYSRQLVHKWRAEEQAILVGTQTVIDDNPQLNTRDWEGNNPIRVVIDQNNRVPKTAHVFDNQLKTIVFSKYNVMLASENIIYESIDFQQNIAQQILERLYQHQIQSIIIEGGAQTLQTFIDANLWDEARVFIGKSQFGNGIKAPILNTAPSKKEKIGTDELLIIRNYD; from the coding sequence ATGAACAATCACGAATACTTTATTGCTCGTTGCATCGAACTCGCCAAAAACGGTTTTGGAACTACCTATCCCAATCCGATGGTGGGGAGTGTGATTGTATATGATGGTCAAATCATTGGCGAAGGGTGGCACCGAAAAGCAGGCGAAGCTCATGCCGAAGTCAACGCCATACGTTCTGTAAAAGACCCATCAGTATTAGACAAAGCAACTATCTATGTAAGTTTAGAACCTTGCAGTCATTTTGGAAAAACGCCTCCGTGTTGCGATTTGATTATTGAAAATAAAATTCCGAATGTTGTTATTGGCACAGTCGATTCTAATATAAAGGTAGCTGGAAATGGCATTAAACGATTGAAAGAAGCTGGAGCAAATGTCATTGTTGGGATTTTGGAAAAAGAATGTCACGAACTCAACCAACGCTTTTTTACGTTTCACGAAAAGAAAAGACCATATATTATATTGAAGTGGGCGCAAACCCAAGACGGCTTTATTGCTCCTTTAGAAAAAAAAGAACAAAAACCCGTTTGGATAACTAATTCCTATTCTAGACAATTAGTGCATAAATGGCGTGCCGAGGAACAAGCTATTTTAGTAGGAACACAAACCGTGATAGATGACAACCCTCAATTAAACACAAGAGATTGGGAAGGCAACAACCCTATCCGAGTAGTAATTGACCAAAATAATCGCGTTCCAAAAACTGCACACGTATTTGACAATCAATTAAAAACTATCGTGTTTTCTAAATATAATGTGATGCTAGCTTCTGAGAATATCATCTACGAATCAATTGATTTTCAACAAAATATAGCGCAACAAATTCTGGAACGATTGTACCAACACCAAATTCAATCGATAATTATTGAAGGAGGCGCTCAAACATTGCAGACTTTTATAGATGCCAATCTTTGGGATGAAGCACGTGTTTTTATTGGAAAAAGTCAATTTGGCAACGGAATAAAAGCACCTATATTAAATACGGCCCCGTCAAAAAAAGAAAAAATAGGAACCGATGAATTACTAATAATTAGAAATTATGATTGA
- a CDS encoding ABC transporter permease has product MLNLFKENVKIAIGSVRTQLLRTILTVLIIAIGITALVGILTVVAALENTLSADFASMGANTFNINQYENTTRNRGNEEREIINPIISYPEAVAFQDKFKYPFTETSLSFTATSRAEVKYEANETDPEIKVVGVDENFIPNSGLETSLGRNFNGFDIDNNTYVCVVGSDFEKGLLKDVNPINKIISIRGAKFKVIGVLKEKGSTFGNSQDLRVLIPIQVARSLFTAPNINYSLSVMVNKKELLEQAIDNATSTMRRVRKLSPVKDNNFGVVRSDDLINRILSITQYLGLASWLIGVITVLGSSIALMNIMIVSVTERTREIGVRKALGAKKSTIAFQFFIETLLIGQLGGLVGIVFGILIGFGIATAMDFTFVIPWGAIMAAFITSFIVAIVSGLYPAIKAAVLDPIEALRYE; this is encoded by the coding sequence ATGCTAAATTTATTCAAAGAAAACGTTAAGATTGCAATTGGTTCAGTTCGAACTCAATTGTTGCGTACCATACTAACCGTATTGATTATTGCTATTGGTATTACAGCCTTGGTAGGAATTCTTACTGTAGTGGCTGCACTAGAAAATACTCTTTCAGCTGATTTTGCTTCTATGGGCGCCAATACCTTCAACATCAATCAATACGAGAATACAACTCGAAACAGAGGAAATGAGGAACGAGAAATTATCAATCCAATTATTTCCTATCCTGAAGCCGTTGCATTTCAAGACAAATTTAAATACCCTTTTACAGAAACTTCCCTTTCATTTACTGCTACATCAAGAGCAGAAGTAAAATATGAAGCTAATGAGACAGATCCTGAAATAAAAGTAGTTGGTGTAGATGAAAATTTTATTCCTAACTCTGGTTTAGAAACTAGTTTGGGTCGCAACTTCAACGGATTTGATATTGATAACAATACGTATGTATGTGTTGTGGGGTCTGATTTTGAAAAAGGTTTGCTCAAAGATGTAAACCCTATAAATAAAATTATTTCAATTCGTGGCGCTAAATTTAAAGTTATCGGAGTATTGAAAGAGAAAGGATCAACTTTTGGAAATAGCCAAGATTTACGAGTTTTAATTCCAATTCAAGTGGCTCGTTCTTTATTTACAGCACCTAATATCAACTACAGTTTGAGTGTAATGGTGAATAAAAAAGAACTGTTAGAACAAGCTATTGATAATGCCACCAGTACAATGCGACGTGTTCGAAAATTGAGCCCTGTAAAAGACAATAATTTTGGTGTAGTACGTTCCGACGATTTGATTAACCGAATCTTGAGTATTACTCAATACCTTGGATTAGCCTCTTGGCTTATTGGGGTAATTACTGTTTTAGGCTCATCCATTGCTTTAATGAACATTATGATTGTTTCGGTAACAGAAAGAACCAGAGAAATTGGTGTCCGAAAAGCCTTAGGAGCTAAAAAATCAACTATTGCATTTCAGTTTTTCATAGAAACCTTATTAATAGGACAATTAGGTGGATTAGTCGGAATTGTTTTTGGAATCTTAATTGGTTTCGGAATTGCAACTGCCATGGACTTTACCTTTGTTATTCCTTGGGGTGCGATAATGGCAGCCTTCATCACTAGTTTTATTGTGGCAATCGTTTCAGGCTTATATCCTGCAATTAAAGCAGCGGTATTAGATCCAATAGAAGCGTTGCGCTACGAATAA
- a CDS encoding GNAT family N-acetyltransferase — protein MENWLIRKIEKKDNAAVAELIRAVFDELNIPKVGTAYEDPYLDLMYEEYNKPRSVYYVVEHDGKIKGVAGIAPLENEAPSICELQKMYFLPETRGKGIGSEMMAICLQSAREFGFEKCYLETMPFMHAAQKLYKKSGFEYLDAPMGCTGHTSCPVWMLQDL, from the coding sequence ATGGAGAATTGGCTTATCAGGAAAATCGAAAAAAAAGACAATGCGGCAGTAGCTGAATTAATACGTGCAGTTTTTGACGAATTGAATATTCCCAAAGTAGGAACTGCTTACGAAGATCCTTATTTGGATTTGATGTACGAAGAATACAATAAACCTAGATCTGTATATTATGTTGTAGAACATGACGGAAAAATTAAGGGTGTTGCCGGAATTGCTCCTCTGGAAAATGAAGCGCCAAGCATTTGCGAATTGCAAAAAATGTATTTTTTACCAGAGACTCGTGGGAAAGGAATTGGAAGCGAAATGATGGCGATTTGTTTGCAATCAGCTAGGGAGTTTGGTTTCGAAAAGTGTTATTTGGAAACCATGCCGTTCATGCATGCAGCACAAAAATTATATAAAAAATCAGGTTTTGAATACCTAGATGCGCCAATGGGCTGCACTGGACATACGAGTTGTCCGGTTTGGATGTTGCAAGATTTGTAA
- the prmC gene encoding peptide chain release factor N(5)-glutamine methyltransferase: protein MTIKHYRDQFIQELTPLYDAGEAESFFYLILEAKHQLKRVDLALQPDLVFSKAELETWNLILEQLKKEIPVQYLLGTTHFYGLEFEVNSNVLIPRPETEELVDWIIQSRNFGTKFNPEVSGQSSKFKILDIGTGSGCIAISLAKNLPNAEVFALDVSDKALATAQKNAELNQVAIQFIHQSILETEDLVQQFDLIVSNPPYVRHLEKQEIKKNVLDNEPHLALFVEDNDALIFYRKIAQLAKKNLCPNGQLYFEINQYLGQETFDLLQEMGFKGTVLRKDIYGNDRMIQCAI, encoded by the coding sequence ATGACTATTAAACACTACCGAGACCAATTTATTCAAGAACTGACTCCACTATATGATGCAGGAGAGGCGGAGAGTTTTTTCTATCTCATTTTAGAAGCTAAACATCAACTAAAGCGGGTGGATTTGGCTTTGCAACCTGATTTAGTTTTTTCGAAAGCAGAATTGGAAACATGGAATTTGATTTTGGAACAACTAAAAAAAGAAATTCCGGTACAATATCTATTAGGCACTACTCATTTTTACGGATTAGAATTTGAAGTCAATTCCAATGTTTTGATTCCGAGACCTGAAACGGAAGAGCTGGTGGATTGGATAATTCAATCCCGAAATTTCGGGACAAAGTTCAATCCCGAAGTTTCGGGACAAAGTTCAAAGTTCAAAATTCTGGATATCGGAACGGGGAGTGGTTGCATTGCCATTTCGTTAGCTAAGAATTTACCCAATGCGGAAGTATTTGCTTTAGATGTTTCCGACAAAGCTTTGGCTACAGCACAAAAAAATGCCGAATTAAATCAAGTTGCTATTCAGTTCATTCATCAAAGTATTTTAGAAACCGAAGATTTAGTTCAGCAATTTGACCTAATTGTTTCGAATCCGCCTTATGTACGTCATTTGGAAAAACAAGAAATCAAGAAAAATGTTTTGGACAACGAACCTCATTTAGCACTTTTTGTAGAAGATAATGATGCTTTGATTTTTTATAGAAAAATTGCGCAATTAGCAAAGAAAAATCTATGTCCGAATGGTCAATTGTATTTTGAAATCAACCAATATTTAGGTCAAGAAACGTTCGATTTACTTCAAGAGATGGGTTTCAAAGGCACCGTACTTAGAAAAGATATTTACGGTAATGATAGAATGATTCAATGTGCGATTTAA
- the hisS gene encoding histidine--tRNA ligase has product MASKPIIPKGTRDFSPTEVAKRQYILQMIKSNFEKFGFQPIETPSFENSETLMGKYGEEGDRLIFKILNSGDYLAKANATHLEAKDSTKLTSSISEKALRYDLTVPFARYVVQHQNEIEFPFKRYQIQPVWRADRPQKGRFREFFQCDADVVGSTSLWQEVELIQLYDGVFTALGLNGVTIKINNRKILSGIAEVIGASDKLIDFTVALDKLDKIGEEGVKKEMMEKGILETAIAKVQPLFSFTGTFSDKINQLSGLLADSVEGMKGVEELRFICDKVSALGLATAILDLDVTLARGLNYYTGAIFEVAAPAGVAMGSIGGGGRYDDLTGIFGLKNMSGVGISFGLDRIYLVVEELGLFPTTVTATSQALFINYGENEAFYAMKAIKELRQSGIKVELYPDNAKLAKQFQHADKRSIPFAVMAGDQEMNSNTYTLKNLQTGEQKSLSLEELKKVLS; this is encoded by the coding sequence ATGGCATCTAAACCAATTATTCCAAAAGGAACTCGAGATTTTTCACCTACAGAGGTTGCAAAACGTCAGTATATTCTCCAAATGATCAAAAGTAATTTTGAGAAATTTGGTTTTCAACCGATTGAAACCCCTTCTTTTGAAAATTCCGAAACCTTAATGGGAAAATATGGTGAAGAAGGAGATCGCTTGATTTTTAAAATTTTGAATTCAGGAGATTATTTGGCAAAAGCCAATGCAACTCATTTGGAAGCCAAAGACAGTACAAAATTGACTTCAAGTATTTCAGAAAAAGCCTTGCGTTATGATTTGACAGTGCCTTTTGCCCGGTATGTGGTGCAACACCAAAACGAAATTGAATTTCCTTTTAAAAGATACCAAATCCAACCCGTTTGGAGAGCCGATCGTCCTCAAAAAGGCCGCTTCAGAGAATTTTTTCAATGTGATGCCGATGTAGTAGGTTCGACCTCTTTGTGGCAAGAAGTAGAATTAATTCAATTGTATGATGGGGTATTTACTGCTTTAGGTTTGAATGGGGTAACTATTAAAATCAACAATAGAAAAATCCTTTCTGGAATTGCAGAAGTGATTGGTGCTTCGGATAAATTAATCGATTTTACAGTGGCTTTGGATAAGCTGGATAAAATTGGCGAAGAAGGAGTAAAAAAAGAAATGATGGAGAAAGGGATTTTGGAAACGGCTATTGCTAAGGTGCAACCTTTGTTTAGTTTTACGGGAACTTTTTCGGATAAAATCAATCAATTATCCGGTTTATTAGCGGATTCAGTTGAAGGTATGAAAGGGGTAGAAGAATTGCGCTTTATTTGTGATAAAGTATCAGCTCTTGGTTTAGCAACTGCTATTTTAGATTTGGATGTGACTTTGGCAAGAGGATTGAATTATTATACAGGCGCTATTTTTGAGGTGGCAGCACCAGCAGGAGTAGCTATGGGTTCTATCGGTGGTGGTGGTCGTTACGATGATTTGACGGGTATTTTTGGTTTAAAAAATATGAGTGGAGTGGGAATCTCTTTTGGTTTAGACCGTATTTATTTGGTCGTAGAAGAATTGGGATTGTTCCCAACGACAGTTACCGCAACTTCGCAAGCATTGTTTATTAATTATGGCGAAAATGAAGCGTTTTACGCTATGAAAGCGATTAAAGAATTGCGCCAATCGGGAATAAAAGTAGAATTGTATCCAGACAACGCTAAGTTGGCCAAACAATTTCAACACGCTGATAAAAGAAGTATTCCTTTTGCTGTAATGGCCGGAGATCAAGAGATGAATTCGAATACCTATACTTTGAAAAACCTTCAAACGGGAGAACAGAAATCACTCAGTTTAGAGGAACTGAAAAAAGTTTTATCATAA
- a CDS encoding nucleotide exchange factor GrpE, which translates to MKFKNIFKNTSTMTTEKTEIDQEIEGTPVETQANEEQASVEELPVEEQLALDLAAEKDKFLRLFAEFENYKRRTSKERIELFKTANQEVLLAMLPILDDFDRALIEISKSGDESLVKGVELIHEKLKSTLVGKGLEEVEVKAGDAFDADFAEAITQIPAPSDKMKGKIVDVLEKGYKLGDKIIRFPKVVIGN; encoded by the coding sequence ATGAAGTTTAAGAATATTTTTAAAAATACAAGTACTATGACTACTGAAAAAACAGAAATCGATCAAGAAATAGAAGGAACACCAGTGGAAACGCAGGCAAATGAAGAACAAGCAAGTGTCGAAGAATTACCTGTTGAAGAACAATTAGCCTTAGATTTAGCGGCAGAAAAAGATAAATTTTTACGCTTATTTGCTGAATTTGAAAATTACAAAAGAAGAACTTCAAAAGAACGTATTGAGTTGTTTAAAACAGCTAATCAAGAAGTGTTATTGGCAATGCTTCCTATTTTGGATGATTTTGACAGAGCATTGATTGAAATCAGTAAGTCAGGTGATGAGTCTTTGGTGAAAGGGGTAGAATTAATTCACGAAAAATTAAAATCAACTCTAGTTGGTAAAGGATTAGAGGAAGTTGAAGTGAAAGCTGGAGATGCATTTGATGCAGATTTTGCTGAAGCAATTACGCAAATTCCTGCGCCGTCTGACAAAATGAAAGGGAAAATTGTAGATGTTCTAGAGAAAGGATACAAATTAGGAGATAAAATTATCCGTTTCCCAAAAGTTGTTATTGGTAACTAA